In the Brucella anthropi ATCC 49188 genome, one interval contains:
- a CDS encoding S9 family peptidase: MSQSSPQLQPPHAAKHPVNDTRHGITRTDDYAWLRADNWQEVFKDPSVLSPEIRTHLEAENAYQAALMKDTEALQKSLFAEMRGRIKEDDSSVPAKDGPFAYGVSYRTGGEQPYFIRTPRDGGTETILLDGDVEGKDKAYFRLASADHAPDHQLLIWGYDDKGSEFYKLKVRDLSSMKDLEDIVTDTNGGGAWDAESKGFFYTRLDENHRPSKVFYHKVGTDQSEDHLIYEEKDPGFFLGVGGSALDDYIFIDIHDHETSECWLLPASDPAAKPQLVMERKTGTEYDIAPGGDVFYILTNADGAKDFKICQAPAATPQPENWVEVVAEKPGRLILSHSAYKHHLVWMERDNGLPRIVIRDRETGEEHAIAFDEEAYSLGLHGSAEYDTDVIRFSYSSMTTPEQLFDYNMRTRERKLLKTQEVPSGHNAHDYVTRRVFAKASDGELVPVSLLYHKDTKLDGSAPCLLYGYGSYGITIPASFSTSRLSLVDRGFVYAIAHIRGGKDKGFAWYENGKRDKKVNTFTDFIAAARHLVAEGFTSHDRIVAHGGSAGGMLMGAIANMAPDAFGGIIAEVPFVDVLNTMLDDTLPLTPPEWPEWGNPITSETDYRIIAGYSPYDNVSRQAYPAILAVAGLTDPRVTYWEPAKWVARLRELKTDDHPVLFRINMDAGHAGASGRFSRLEEVAYTYAFALKVTGKAGDTL; the protein is encoded by the coding sequence ATGTCTCAAAGCTCCCCCCAACTTCAACCACCGCATGCAGCCAAACATCCGGTCAATGACACCCGCCACGGGATCACACGCACCGACGACTATGCTTGGTTGCGTGCGGACAATTGGCAGGAAGTATTCAAGGACCCGTCGGTTCTGTCCCCTGAAATTCGCACGCATCTGGAAGCAGAGAATGCATATCAGGCAGCGCTGATGAAGGACACGGAAGCGCTACAGAAAAGCCTGTTCGCAGAAATGCGAGGACGCATCAAGGAAGACGACTCCTCCGTCCCCGCGAAGGATGGGCCTTTCGCCTATGGCGTGTCCTATCGCACCGGCGGCGAGCAGCCCTATTTCATTCGCACGCCACGCGATGGCGGCACGGAAACCATCCTTCTCGACGGTGACGTCGAAGGCAAGGACAAGGCCTATTTCCGCCTTGCATCAGCCGATCATGCGCCGGATCACCAGCTTTTGATCTGGGGTTACGATGACAAGGGTTCGGAATTCTACAAGCTGAAAGTCCGCGACCTGTCGTCCATGAAAGACCTTGAAGACATCGTCACCGACACGAATGGCGGCGGTGCGTGGGATGCGGAGAGCAAGGGCTTTTTCTATACGCGCCTTGATGAGAACCATCGACCGTCCAAGGTTTTCTATCACAAGGTGGGCACGGACCAGTCTGAGGACCACCTGATCTACGAAGAGAAAGATCCAGGCTTCTTCCTCGGTGTCGGCGGCTCGGCGCTGGACGACTATATCTTCATCGACATTCATGACCATGAAACGTCGGAATGCTGGCTCCTTCCAGCCAGCGATCCGGCGGCAAAGCCGCAGCTCGTCATGGAGCGCAAGACCGGTACGGAATATGACATCGCACCGGGTGGCGATGTGTTCTACATCCTGACCAATGCGGATGGCGCCAAGGATTTCAAGATATGCCAGGCGCCTGCTGCCACACCGCAGCCGGAAAACTGGGTCGAGGTCGTGGCGGAAAAGCCGGGGCGGCTGATCCTGTCACACTCCGCCTACAAGCATCATCTTGTCTGGATGGAACGCGATAACGGCCTGCCGCGCATCGTGATCCGTGATCGCGAAACCGGCGAGGAACATGCCATCGCCTTCGACGAGGAGGCCTATTCGCTCGGCCTTCACGGCAGCGCCGAATATGATACGGATGTGATCCGCTTCTCCTATTCGTCCATGACGACGCCGGAACAGCTCTTCGACTACAATATGCGGACGCGCGAGCGGAAGCTTTTGAAGACGCAGGAAGTTCCTTCCGGTCACAATGCGCATGACTATGTCACGCGCCGGGTGTTCGCCAAGGCTTCGGATGGTGAACTGGTGCCGGTGTCCCTGCTCTATCACAAGGATACAAAGCTCGACGGCTCCGCGCCCTGCCTGCTTTATGGCTACGGCTCCTATGGCATCACCATTCCGGCAAGCTTCAGCACGTCGCGGCTCTCGCTCGTGGATCGCGGCTTCGTCTACGCCATCGCGCATATCCGCGGCGGCAAGGACAAGGGTTTTGCCTGGTATGAAAACGGCAAGCGCGACAAGAAGGTGAACACGTTCACCGATTTCATCGCTGCCGCAAGGCACCTCGTTGCCGAAGGCTTCACCAGTCATGACCGCATCGTTGCGCATGGCGGTTCGGCAGGCGGCATGCTGATGGGCGCGATTGCCAATATGGCCCCCGACGCATTCGGCGGCATCATTGCCGAAGTGCCATTCGTTGACGTGCTGAACACGATGCTGGACGACACTCTTCCATTGACCCCGCCGGAATGGCCCGAATGGGGCAATCCGATCACATCGGAAACGGATTACCGGATCATTGCCGGCTATTCGCCCTACGACAATGTCAGCCGTCAGGCCTATCCCGCCATTCTGGCCGTGGCAGGCCTTACCGATCCGCGCGTCACGTACTGGGAGCCTGCCAAGTGGGTCGCCAGACTGCGTGAGCTCAAGACCGACGACCATCCCGTCCTGTTCCGTATCAATATGGATGCGGGTCAT